One stretch of Acropora muricata isolate sample 2 chromosome 12, ASM3666990v1, whole genome shotgun sequence DNA includes these proteins:
- the LOC136892819 gene encoding uncharacterized protein — MASDLELMALARERILETFHIESLKDLQREALEKLICGRDVFLIQSTGSGKSLIFQSAPIFFDIVRPKSAKSIVLVISPLVSLMLDQVHFLKSLGIRTEIIGDEQNCEQARKRVERGQCQIVYGSPEAFLSTKRWRAMLSNDAYKKGLCLVAVDEAHCISHWGYKAKKGEGAFRKWFGRINEISSIVGKVPLIAPTATATKSTRLKIMRSLEMHEPALLMESPNRDNICYAVRAVTPDPAKTFQIMVKDLREQKGNYERTIIYFQTIKVTTFLYGFFLSELGDEVYADNSCDLKKRTVEMFHSRIDELNQEHILKSMVVADGSVRVLLATIAYGMGINCKDVKVVLHYGPSYNSETYLQESGRAGRDVSATCKAVMLYSSLMMKYCEDEIKTYVRDSSKCRRKMLLESFDVDITNLPSFETPHQCCDNCQRNCKCQGDSCDFVFFPSPVSEMQEVSAEHSLSREISDGQRETLRKKLNYLKVALDKQYLFTARSVNNPMFTPAKLYCALGDAQIDQVLNNCAIIFTSADIFKFVDIWHLSVAKEIVFTFQHVFGDVDVTESEEPENRNTLECADENFFDFEIEDSFFADLPDDDFHIVEDSLLEHGAVE, encoded by the exons ATGGCAAGCGATCTGGAGTTGATGGCTTTGGCACGCGAGAGAATTTTAGAGACATTTCACATTGAAAGTCTGAAAGATTTACAGCGGGAAGCGCTAGAAAAGTTAATCTGCGGCCGAGACGTGTTCCTAATTCAATCAACAGGGTCGGGAAAGTCTTTGATTTTTCAATCCGCTCCGATATTCTTCGACATCGTGAGGCCGAAATCTGCGAAGTCGATAGTCCTTGTGATTTCTCCTCTGGTTTCTCTTATGTTAGACCAAGTTCACTTTCTAAAATCTCTCGGGATAAGAACGGAGATCATTGGAGACGAACAGAATTGTGAACAGGCCAGAAAACGTGTAGAAAGAGGACAATGCCAAATTGTGTACGGCTCACCCGAGGCGTTTTTGTCAACCAAAAGATGGCGAGCCATGCTCAGCAATGATGCCTACAAAAAAGGATTATGTCTGGTGGCTGTCGATGAAGCTCATTGCATTTCTCACTG gGGTTATAAAGCAAAGAAAGGGGAAGGTGCATTCCGAAAGTGGTTTGGAAGAATAAACGAAATCAGTTCCATAGTGGGAAAAGTTCCTCTTATTGCACCGACTGCAACAGCCACAAAGTCAACTAGACTCAAAATCATGCGATCTCTGGAAATGCATGAGCCAGCATTGTTAATGGAGAGCCCAAACAGAGATAACATTTGTTATGCAGTTAGAGCTGTTACCCCAGATCCAGCAAAAACTTTTCAAATCATGGTCAAAGATTTAAGAGAACAGAAAGGAAATTATGAGCGAACCATTATATATTTTCAAACCATCAAAGTTACTACCTTTCTGTATGGATTTTTCCTATCGGAACTTGGAGATGAGGTGTATGCAGATAATTCATGTGACCTTAAAAAGAGGACCGTGGAAATGTTTCACAGCAGGATTGATGAACTCAACCAAGAGCACATTCTTAAATCAATGGTTGTTGCCGATGGCTCAGTTCGTGTACTATTAGCAACCATTGCGTATGGTATGGGCATTAACTGTAAGGATGTGAAGGTTGTTTTACATTATGGGCCTTCATACAACTCGGAGACGTACTTACAGGAGAGTGGAAGAGCTGGGAGAGATGTGTCAGCAACATGTAAGGCAGTTATGCTATATTCCAGTCTGATGATGAAGTATTGTGAAGACGAAATTAAAACCTATGTTAGGGATTCATCAAAATGCAGGAGGAAAATGCTGCTGGAAAGCTTTGATGTTGACATTACCAACTTGCCATCATTTGAAACCCCTCATCAGTGCTGTGACAATTGTCAAAGAAACTGCAAATGTCAGGGGGATTCCtgtgattttgttttcttccctTCACCTGTCTCAGAGATGCAAGAGGTCTCAGCTGAACACTCTCTTTCCAGAGAAATTAGTGATGGACAAAGAGAAACTCTTCGTAAGAAATTAAATTACCTGAAGGTGGCTCTTGACAAACAATATCTTTTCACTGCAAGGAGTGTTAACAATCCAATGTTTACTCCAGCAAAGCTGTATTGTGCACTCGGAGATGCCCAAATTGATCAAGTTCTAAACAATTGTGCAATCATTTTCACTTCTGCtgacatttttaaatttgttgataTTTGGCATTTAAGTGTGGCTAAAGAAATCGTATTTACATTCCAGCATGTTTTTGGTGATGTTGATGTCACTGAATCAGAAGAGCCAGAAAACAGGAACACACTGGAGTGTGCTGATGAGAATTTCTTTGACTTTGAAATTGAAGACTCTTTCTTTGCTGACCTCCCAGATGATGATTTCCATATTGTTGAAGATAGTCTACTGGAACATGGGGCTGTTGAATAA